A part of Leptospira neocaledonica genomic DNA contains:
- a CDS encoding NAD(P)H-dependent flavin oxidoreductase, with product MALENPILKALGLKGPLILSPLAGGPSTPELISAVSNAGGLGSLGLAYEAPEQIVQIIQKTRSLTSKPIAVNLFVPAKTPELSADQINLAIEATKKYREELGVPTPKIDPPYALDFDLQFEAMLSQKPEVFSFTFGLLSSDYIQECRKNRIITCGTATTLEEGLQAQESGIDWLVAQGIEAGGHRGIFSSTEEDPGIGLFPLVRSLVHNLKIPVIAAGGIMDGAGIVAVLALGASAAQLGTAFLLCEEAGTSKPYREALVSKNRKTKTTRVFSGRIARGLENRFMKEMETRQILPFPAQNAFTRDIRKRSAELGKSDFLSLWSGQGIELIREMKAGELVAVLFEELKTATYRVS from the coding sequence TTGGCTCTCGAAAATCCTATTCTAAAAGCACTGGGCTTAAAAGGCCCTCTCATTCTTTCTCCATTGGCAGGTGGCCCTTCTACTCCTGAATTGATTTCTGCAGTTTCTAATGCGGGTGGACTTGGATCTCTGGGACTCGCTTACGAGGCACCGGAACAGATCGTTCAGATCATCCAAAAAACGAGAAGCCTAACTTCCAAACCAATTGCAGTGAATCTTTTTGTGCCTGCGAAAACTCCAGAACTCAGTGCTGATCAAATCAATCTGGCAATTGAAGCCACAAAAAAGTATAGAGAAGAGTTAGGAGTTCCTACACCTAAAATTGATCCCCCTTATGCTTTGGATTTTGATCTACAATTCGAAGCGATGTTAAGCCAAAAACCGGAAGTGTTCAGTTTTACTTTCGGGCTTCTATCTTCTGATTATATTCAAGAATGTAGAAAGAATCGGATCATTACCTGCGGAACAGCCACAACATTAGAAGAAGGGCTCCAAGCCCAAGAGAGTGGCATAGATTGGCTTGTGGCGCAAGGAATAGAAGCCGGCGGACACAGAGGTATTTTCTCTTCTACTGAAGAAGATCCTGGGATCGGATTATTTCCTCTCGTAAGAAGTTTAGTTCACAATTTGAAGATCCCAGTGATTGCTGCAGGAGGTATCATGGACGGAGCGGGAATTGTAGCGGTTCTTGCTTTAGGAGCAAGTGCAGCACAATTAGGCACAGCATTTTTATTATGTGAAGAAGCGGGAACTTCTAAACCTTATAGAGAAGCCTTAGTTTCTAAAAATCGTAAAACAAAAACCACTCGTGTATTTTCCGGTAGGATCGCCAGAGGTTTAGAAAATAGATTTATGAAAGAAATGGAGACCCGGCAAATTCTACCCTTCCCCGCTCAAAATGCTTTTACAAGAGATATCCGAAAAAGATCTGCAGAACTTGGAAAGTCCGACTTCTTATCTCTTTGGTCAGGACAAGGAATAGAGTTAATCAGGGAAATGAAAGCCGGCGAGCTTGTTGCGGTCTTATTCG
- the hpf gene encoding ribosome hibernation-promoting factor, HPF/YfiA family codes for MKIVFNWKNLDHSGTAEDYAGKKLERVSKYIQKLVSMEISFEQVHGLISANLNLAADGSKFNAQHEDKDIYSCIDGLEDKIVKQVSKHHDKKAAH; via the coding sequence ATGAAAATCGTTTTTAATTGGAAAAATCTAGATCATTCCGGAACGGCAGAAGATTATGCCGGAAAAAAGTTAGAACGAGTCTCTAAATATATACAAAAGTTAGTTTCGATGGAAATTTCATTCGAACAGGTGCATGGGTTGATTAGCGCTAATTTGAATTTAGCTGCAGATGGAAGTAAGTTTAATGCACAACACGAAGATAAAGATATTTATTCCTGCATAGACGGTTTAGAAGATAAGATCGTAAAACAAGTAAGCAAACACCACGACAAAAAAGCCGCTCATTGA
- a CDS encoding tetratricopeptide repeat protein → MNKLIKIALILSISTAIYAEPETNVIESSLKNYAPETEAQLANKLTALGSLKQKTRDYEGAIAFYDQSLAVRTKIGDKESSGYALVLYLKSISEFRLGKSCQALENIKEVIHVYQKIGDLDSALHAEEEGLKKYQEACSLAFAKQPSLTLNKD, encoded by the coding sequence ATGAACAAATTAATTAAAATTGCCTTAATTTTAAGCATCTCCACTGCAATTTATGCAGAACCTGAAACCAATGTGATCGAAAGTTCGCTCAAGAACTACGCACCGGAAACAGAAGCCCAGCTAGCAAATAAGCTTACTGCCCTTGGTAGCCTAAAACAAAAAACCAGGGACTACGAAGGTGCAATCGCTTTTTACGATCAGTCCTTAGCTGTGAGAACAAAAATCGGCGATAAGGAAAGCTCCGGATACGCTCTGGTTCTTTATCTGAAATCAATCTCCGAATTCCGTCTCGGCAAATCCTGCCAAGCTTTAGAGAACATTAAAGAAGTTATCCATGTATACCAAAAGATTGGTGACCTTGATTCCGCTCTTCACGCAGAGGAAGAAGGTCTTAAAAAATACCAGGAAGCATGTAGCCTGGCTTTTGCGAAACAGCCAAGCCTGACTCTAAACAAGGACTAA
- a CDS encoding lysophospholipid acyltransferase family protein — protein MSSKNIQKPHPGSSERARKALRWFGRLYGSLFYKAEVYGLENVPENGKVLVLSKHQRNDDIPLGLSKALYHRRMDIWAIMKDSLASPMFFDFFLRCGGIPLNRKEPRKSKNDLLFAKKVLNEGNMLVIFPEQTTIPYKMGKGRPGGFRFIVGKPEEPLPVLCLGLEYKPRGFLRRTSFIVRAGKLRYLTADMDPEDFLHDCMHEIASLTNLKYPFEQAKKSADPELEEIIG, from the coding sequence ATGTCATCCAAGAATATACAAAAGCCCCATCCAGGAAGTTCAGAAAGAGCCAGAAAGGCCTTGCGCTGGTTCGGAAGACTTTATGGATCCTTATTCTATAAAGCAGAAGTTTATGGATTAGAAAATGTACCTGAAAACGGAAAGGTCCTAGTCTTATCCAAACACCAACGAAACGACGATATTCCCTTGGGACTCTCTAAAGCATTATATCATAGAAGAATGGATATCTGGGCGATCATGAAAGATTCTCTTGCTTCTCCTATGTTCTTTGATTTTTTTCTTCGCTGTGGAGGAATTCCTCTCAACAGAAAGGAACCCAGAAAAAGTAAAAACGATCTGCTATTCGCTAAGAAGGTACTCAATGAAGGCAATATGCTCGTGATCTTTCCGGAACAGACCACCATTCCTTATAAAATGGGAAAAGGCCGCCCCGGCGGATTCAGATTCATAGTCGGAAAGCCGGAAGAACCGCTGCCAGTTCTATGCCTGGGACTGGAATATAAACCTAGAGGCTTTTTGCGTAGAACGAGCTTCATAGTCCGTGCAGGAAAACTTAGATATTTAACTGCGGATATGGACCCGGAAGATTTCCTGCATGATTGTATGCATGAGATCGCAAGCCTAACCAATCTCAAATACCCATTCGAACAGGCTAAAAAATCAGCAGATCCGGAATTGGAAGAAATTATTGGCTAA
- a CDS encoding acyl-CoA thioesterase: MSKPERYPYSVQQKVAWGDMDAFGHVNNVVYARYFETARASYFDDMGLWESPQKPMEGGPVLTHIEMDYRKQVRFPETIDISVKLESVKNRSFSIVCSMWNQTGECVLTGKAELLWFNFSTGKPAAIPDVYKEQFFQQNK; encoded by the coding sequence ATGTCTAAACCGGAAAGATACCCATACAGCGTTCAACAAAAAGTGGCTTGGGGAGATATGGATGCCTTTGGTCATGTGAATAATGTGGTCTATGCAAGATATTTCGAAACTGCGAGGGCTTCCTATTTTGATGATATGGGTCTTTGGGAATCTCCACAGAAACCTATGGAAGGTGGACCGGTTCTCACTCATATAGAAATGGATTATAGAAAGCAGGTCCGTTTTCCGGAAACGATTGATATTTCCGTAAAATTGGAATCCGTTAAGAATAGATCTTTTTCTATCGTTTGTTCTATGTGGAATCAGACTGGGGAATGCGTGTTGACTGGAAAAGCGGAATTGTTATGGTTTAATTTTTCTACCGGAAAACCCGCGGCGATTCCAGATGTCTATAAGGAACAATTCTTCCAACAAAACAAATGA
- a CDS encoding PP2C family protein-serine/threonine phosphatase, producing MLLGDPASEGLSDPRWMRVSHVTLICISLFLSFKFENFKKYCESVLLFHFAVMSIHSFYLLYVNGLYLGYLFGLILVVFSTGVSINNRRVLIPVLLLFIAIAFFVGIHVKDPKIDVGMYYFGLISSGVLSVLVIGFRMKTFETLLEADVQMEKFQVNIEEELSIAQKTQKSLVDLEFPEAGSFRIHSYFKPLESVGGDLIKTNLGKEGELDFFFADAAGHGVSAAMVSAMAVMAFKTTAPVAESPSKGLTLIHESLMTMIGGFFITAVYMRLDRMKKSLTYSYAGHHPAVLIKSDGSVQELAGKGTVLLALPKLFNRDYEILLEPGDRVILFSDGMFEFYTEEKEFFGYEAFIDLIRDYTSLSGRVFLDSLGEAVLGLHSSPPKDDMTMLYLEVL from the coding sequence TTGTTGTTAGGTGATCCTGCTTCGGAAGGTCTCTCCGATCCAAGATGGATGAGAGTCTCTCATGTTACATTAATTTGTATCTCCTTATTCTTAAGTTTTAAATTCGAAAATTTTAAAAAATACTGCGAATCTGTATTGCTCTTTCATTTCGCGGTGATGAGTATCCATTCATTTTATCTTTTGTATGTGAACGGTTTATATCTGGGTTATCTATTCGGATTGATCCTAGTAGTATTCAGTACGGGTGTTTCAATCAATAACCGTAGAGTATTGATACCGGTCCTTCTTCTGTTTATAGCGATCGCGTTCTTTGTGGGAATTCATGTAAAAGATCCTAAGATAGATGTAGGAATGTATTATTTTGGTCTTATATCTTCCGGAGTTTTGTCGGTTCTTGTAATCGGTTTTAGAATGAAAACATTCGAAACCTTGTTAGAAGCAGATGTACAAATGGAAAAATTCCAGGTCAATATCGAAGAAGAATTGTCCATCGCTCAGAAAACACAAAAAAGCCTTGTGGATTTGGAATTTCCAGAAGCAGGGAGTTTTAGGATCCATTCTTATTTTAAACCTTTGGAAAGTGTGGGCGGAGATTTGATCAAAACGAATCTAGGCAAAGAAGGGGAGCTTGACTTTTTCTTTGCAGATGCTGCAGGTCATGGAGTTTCCGCAGCAATGGTTTCCGCTATGGCGGTAATGGCTTTTAAGACGACGGCTCCTGTTGCAGAAAGTCCTTCCAAGGGTCTGACTTTGATCCACGAGTCTTTAATGACTATGATCGGCGGATTTTTTATCACCGCTGTTTATATGAGATTGGATCGAATGAAAAAAAGTCTGACCTATTCTTATGCGGGACATCATCCTGCGGTTCTAATTAAGTCTGACGGTTCGGTCCAAGAATTGGCCGGAAAAGGAACCGTGTTACTTGCACTTCCAAAATTATTCAACCGAGATTACGAAATTTTATTAGAACCCGGAGACAGGGTGATATTATTTTCTGATGGAATGTTTGAGTTTTATACTGAAGAAAAAGAATTTTTCGGTTATGAAGCGTTCATAGATCTGATCCGAGATTATACATCTCTTTCCGGAAGAGTATTTTTGGATTCTTTGGGAGAAGCGGTTCTTGGACTACATTCTTCTCCGCCTAAAGACGATATGACTATGCTATATTTGGAAGTTCTTTAA
- a CDS encoding acyl-CoA--6-aminopenicillanic acid acyltransferase has protein sequence MCDTFVATPDSTSSGKMIFGKNSDREPNEPQCLVRYPERISKESQQRLTFIDVPSSKRSREVLISRPLHIWGAEMGANSKGVVIGNEAVFTKLKIDKKNDGLTGMDLLRLGLERSDTAAEARDLIIEYLERFGQDACGGYSNRNFFYHNSFIIADPKEAYVLETADRYWAWKKIKGFYTISNGLTLGSDYDGLHSHTIDFARAKGWLKKGQTFSFRETFSDSLFTSFSKCKVRREIVSNGGKFFGPKLGVQQAMQILRLEGKEKGSVPLSISQGGFPSKSIGYSPTRSGMGSVCLHAGGPFSPNQTTSSFVAELDTNPIYSQFWATGCSIPSLSVFIPFSIPGKTFLEGDIVQPGTSPDSSLWWNHEILYRLCLKNYDKATSIFSAELKEKQEKYIQKVESTLNLGRNLSLDPITKEAAEEVDKIYRKWRNQVLELAVNGNILPNFWSSPLYNLSWAIWNRKARINSRVLKGTDLPYEPAYL, from the coding sequence ATGTGTGATACTTTTGTAGCCACTCCAGATTCCACCTCTTCTGGAAAAATGATCTTCGGAAAAAATTCAGATAGAGAGCCGAATGAGCCCCAATGTCTTGTAAGATATCCAGAAAGAATTTCTAAGGAAAGCCAACAAAGACTTACATTTATAGATGTTCCAAGTTCCAAAAGATCCAGAGAAGTTTTGATCTCTCGTCCTCTTCATATCTGGGGAGCTGAGATGGGAGCAAATTCAAAAGGTGTTGTGATCGGGAACGAGGCAGTATTCACAAAACTTAAGATAGATAAGAAGAATGATGGTCTTACAGGGATGGATCTTTTACGTCTCGGGTTAGAACGTTCCGATACTGCCGCGGAAGCAAGAGATCTGATCATAGAATATTTAGAAAGATTCGGTCAAGATGCATGCGGAGGATATTCAAATCGGAATTTCTTCTATCATAATAGTTTTATAATCGCTGATCCTAAAGAAGCTTATGTTTTGGAGACTGCAGATAGATATTGGGCTTGGAAAAAGATCAAAGGTTTTTATACAATTTCTAACGGCCTGACCCTGGGATCCGATTATGACGGCCTACATTCTCATACGATCGATTTTGCGAGAGCAAAAGGATGGCTGAAAAAGGGACAAACGTTCTCCTTTCGGGAAACATTCTCAGATTCCCTTTTTACTAGTTTCAGTAAATGTAAAGTTCGAAGAGAGATCGTTTCTAATGGGGGAAAATTTTTCGGTCCAAAGCTTGGTGTACAACAAGCGATGCAGATCCTGAGATTAGAAGGTAAGGAAAAAGGAAGTGTTCCACTTTCTATCAGCCAAGGAGGTTTTCCTTCTAAGAGTATCGGATATTCTCCGACTCGATCCGGAATGGGTTCAGTTTGCCTTCATGCAGGAGGTCCTTTCTCTCCGAACCAAACTACTTCTTCTTTTGTAGCAGAACTAGATACGAATCCTATATATTCTCAATTTTGGGCGACAGGTTGTTCTATTCCTTCTTTGTCCGTTTTTATTCCGTTTTCTATTCCCGGAAAAACATTCTTAGAAGGAGATATTGTACAACCTGGAACCAGTCCGGATTCTTCTCTCTGGTGGAATCATGAAATTTTATACAGACTTTGTTTAAAAAATTATGATAAAGCGACTTCGATCTTTAGTGCGGAATTAAAGGAGAAACAGGAGAAATATATTCAAAAAGTGGAATCTACTCTTAACCTCGGCAGGAATCTGTCTCTGGATCCGATCACTAAAGAAGCTGCGGAAGAAGTGGATAAAATATATCGAAAATGGAGAAATCAAGTCTTGGAACTTGCAGTAAACGGAAATATTCTTCCGAACTTCTGGTCTTCTCCACTTTATAATTTAAGCTGGGCTATCTGGAACCGTAAAGCAAGGATCAATTCCAGAGTTCTTAAGGGGACTGATTTGCCTTACGAACCCGCATATTTATAA